A window of the Henckelia pumila isolate YLH828 chromosome 3, ASM3356847v2, whole genome shotgun sequence genome harbors these coding sequences:
- the LOC140887229 gene encoding UPF0496 protein At3g19330-like, which yields MLFCLGRSPLESAENSYFSSPASQGHSVDNASTSSVQPSPTVNLTREFTLAVETHSYKEIRSIFDQESSFNQNFDVENLEFEEPLLLEQVIQPSREIIQDALSLVESYSLAQLVATCFEHSENTSRLYLHLYQRVRKAKHVYTPIHNLLDDLPLEVDFDSYSLTHSQCTSAFNIFLQFDGHENPFVPPEPHNFDHLRQSFSQFTKKVDKRLEKTQSRVHLRHHCSKGSSLCIIAAGVGVAVAAVAIATHALVAIVASPICPIILQSVTTGKEAVHQKQLNTAAKVAYFIHKELDTIDRLVALLHSDVENDKFLVHHGVDRGMDKYLIQEVLKQLRRNRSSFAQRLLFLEEHLFLCFASINRARSLLLQGIHAHEDLSPG from the exons ATGCTTTTTTGCTTGGGACGGTCGCCGCTAGAGTCAGCAGAAAATAGTTATTTTTCATCTCCTGCTTCGCAAG GTCATTCAGTAGATAATGCATCAACATCAAGTGTCCAACCCTCCCCCACCGTTAACCTCACTCGAGAATTCACACTTGCAGTTGAAACGCATTCTTATAAGGAGATTCGGAGCATATTTGACCAAGAAAGCTCttttaatcaaaattttgacgtaGAGAACTTGGAGTTCGAGGAACCTCTGCTTTTAGAACAAGTTATTCAACCAAGCCGTGAGATAATTCAGGATGCACTTTCACTTGTAGAATCCTATTCCCTTGCTCAGCTTGTGGCCACTTGTTTCGAACATAGTGAGAACACATCCCGTCTATACCTCCATCTCTACCAGAGAGTCCGCAAAGCTAAACATGTCTACACACCTATCCATAACCTTCTTGATGATCTTCCCCTAGAAGTTGACTTCGACTCCTATTCCCTCACCCATTCGCAATGCACATCGGCTTTCAACATTTTTCTCCAATTTGATGGCCACGAAAACCCTTTTGTTCCCCCTGAACCGCACAACTTCGACCATCTTCGTCAATCCTTTTCTCAGTTCACTAAAAAAGTTGACAAACGCTTGGAAAAGACACAATCAAGAGTCCATCTCAGACACCACTGCTCAAAAGGATCCTCCTTGTGTATTATAGCAGCTGGTGTTGGAGTGGCAGTGGCAGCTGTGGCAATAGCCACCCATGCTCTCGTTGCAATCGTTGCAAGCCCCATATGCCCGATAATTCTTCAGTCCGTAACGACTGGAAAGGAAGCGGTCCATCAAAAACAACTTAATACTGCAGCAAAGGTCGCTTATTTTATTCACAAGGAGCTTGACACTATTGACCGGCTCGTGGCTCTGTTGCATTCTGATGTTGAGAATGATAAGTTTCTTGTTCACCATGGTGTGGACCGGGGAATGGACAAGTATCTCATACAGGAAGTATTAAAGCAGCTTAGAAGAAACCGATCCAGTTTTGCCCAACGGCTTTTGTTTCTAGAGGAGCATCTGTTCCTCTGTTTTGCTTCAATAAATCGAGCCAGATCACTACTTCTCCAGGGGATACATGCACATGAAGATCTTTCTCCTGGCTGA